From a region of the Triticum aestivum cultivar Chinese Spring chromosome 7D, IWGSC CS RefSeq v2.1, whole genome shotgun sequence genome:
- the LOC123164439 gene encoding probable indole-3-pyruvate monooxygenase YUCCA11, producing MENVVVLIVGAGPAGLATAACLSQFSIPYVIVERESCSASLWRNRAYNRLKLHLAKELCKSYSGMNVLVVGSGNSGMEIAYDLAAHGANTSIVIRSLIHVMTKELIRLGMTLARHLPLKLVDNLLVMAAKLIFGDLSRYGIRRPKMGPMILKSETGRSAVIDVGTVGLIKKGIIKVHGSISKIVGDIVEFQCSKNISFDAIVFATGYKSTANIWLKNGENMFNGNGLPVKEYPNHWKGENGLYCAGLARRGLAGIVADAKNIANDIKSVIGAMYG from the exons ATGGAGAATGTTGTAGTGTTGATTGTTGGCGCTGGGCCAGCAGGCCTTGCAACAGCAGCATGCCTTAGCCAATTCTCAATTCCCTATGTCATTGTCGAGCGTGAAAGTTGCAGCGCGTCGCTTTGGCGCAACCGCGCCTACAATCGCCTCAAGCTGCATCTTGCAAAGGAGCTCT GCAAGAGCTACTCTGGCATGAATGTATTGGTCGTTGGATCTGGCAACTCTGGAATGGAAATTGCTTATGACCTTGCGGCCCATGGTGCCAATACTTCAATCGTTATACGAAGCCTG ATTCATGTAATGACAAAGGAATTAATTCGGTTGGGGATGACACTTGCTCGCCATCTTCCACTAAAGCTAGTGGATAACCTCCTTGTGATGGCGGCGAAATTAATATTTGGAGACCTATCGAGGTATGGCATCAGAAGGCCAAAAATGGGTCCAATGATCCTCAAGTCAGAAACCGGCCGATCCGCTGTTATTGATGTTGGCACTGTTGGATTAATCAAAAAAGGTATCATTAAA GTACATGGGAGCATTAGTAAGATCGTGGGCGATATAGTTGAATTTCAGTGTAGTAAAAATATATCATTTGACGCGATTGTGTTTGCAACTGGATACAAAAGCACAGCAAATATATGGCTCAAG AATGGTGAGAACATGTTTAATGGCAATGGACTGCCCGTCAAAGAATATCCGAATCATTGGAAAGGTGAAAATGGGCTCTACTGTGCTGGGTTAGCAAGGAGAGGATTGGCTGGTATTGTAGCAGATGCCAAGAATATCGCCAATGACATCAAATCAGTGATAGGCGCTATGTATGGCTAA